A stretch of the Planktothricoides raciborskii GIHE-MW2 genome encodes the following:
- the rppB gene encoding two-component system sensor histidine kinase RppB yields the protein MMQQNQLFQKTRSRLACWYAGVMGVILSICGVGVYEAIAHAHQVTLDRELESVAGTIHDSLETLLEEPGILAPELRRFLPDLCIVTEKCATEPRNPNSHVLGAIAQGHYYLRLLDLSGNLVALAGIHPPGLSSKSPQKTWQTVVDTNGTRYHQISVTLHTQDYRDWGYLQLGRSLAEWEHYLAAVKLILIVGLPIALLLVGFASWWLAGLAMQPIYQSYQQIQQFTGDAAHELRTPLAAIRATVESTLRMPQLNQSEIRETLHSIQRQNHRLYQLVKDLLWLSRMDRQIMPQEPNVCCLNDIISDVQEELAALAIAANITLNKHINSYQPLTLLGYEDQLYRLVMNLVSNAIQYSNAGGEVNLILESAANDAMIHIKDTGIGISPEDQTRIFNRFYRVNSDRSRTTGGAGLGLAIAEAIVKNHNGQIHLQSELGKGSIFTIRLPLTKSPSQFTNKLKTSKT from the coding sequence ATGATGCAACAAAATCAGCTTTTTCAAAAGACTCGATCGCGACTAGCTTGCTGGTATGCGGGAGTCATGGGGGTGATTTTAAGTATTTGTGGAGTCGGGGTTTATGAAGCGATCGCCCATGCTCACCAAGTCACCTTAGATCGGGAATTAGAATCGGTGGCTGGAACCATCCATGATAGCCTGGAAACCTTATTAGAAGAACCGGGGATTTTAGCCCCTGAATTACGGCGATTTTTGCCGGATTTATGTATCGTCACCGAAAAATGTGCCACGGAACCGAGAAACCCCAATAGTCATGTCCTCGGTGCGATCGCCCAAGGACACTATTACCTTCGCTTACTCGATTTATCCGGTAATTTAGTGGCCTTAGCAGGCATTCATCCTCCTGGTTTATCCAGCAAATCACCCCAAAAAACTTGGCAAACAGTTGTTGATACTAATGGCACTCGTTACCATCAAATTTCTGTCACCTTGCATACCCAAGATTATCGGGATTGGGGATATTTACAACTGGGGCGATCGCTGGCTGAATGGGAACATTATTTAGCGGCGGTCAAGCTGATTTTAATTGTGGGATTGCCCATCGCCTTATTATTAGTTGGATTTGCCAGTTGGTGGTTAGCCGGATTAGCCATGCAACCCATTTATCAATCTTATCAGCAAATCCAACAGTTTACTGGCGATGCTGCCCATGAACTACGCACCCCCCTGGCGGCTATCCGCGCTACCGTAGAATCTACTTTAAGAATGCCCCAATTAAATCAAAGCGAAATTAGAGAAACTTTACACAGTATTCAACGGCAAAATCACCGTCTGTATCAACTGGTGAAAGACTTACTTTGGTTATCGCGCATGGATCGGCAAATTATGCCCCAAGAGCCAAATGTCTGTTGTTTAAATGATATTATTAGTGATGTTCAAGAAGAACTCGCCGCTTTAGCGATCGCCGCCAATATTACTCTTAACAAACATATTAATAGTTATCAACCTTTAACCCTGCTTGGCTATGAAGACCAACTCTATCGTCTCGTGATGAATTTAGTCAGTAACGCCATTCAATATAGCAATGCGGGGGGTGAAGTTAACCTAATTTTAGAGAGTGCTGCTAATGACGCGATGATTCATATTAAAGATACGGGAATTGGCATCAGTCCCGAAGACCAAACCCGAATCTTTAATCGGTTTTATCGGGTGAACAGCGATCGCTCTCGAACCACCGGAGGCGCTGGTTTAGGATTAGCCATTGCTGAGGCGATCGTCAAAAACCATAACGGCCAAATCCACCTCCAAAGTGAACTGGGAAAAGGCAGCATTTTTACCATTAGATTACCTCTAACAAAAAGTCCATCCCAATTTACCAATAAACTCAAAACATCAAAAACTTAG
- the rppA gene encoding two-component system response regulator RppA, which yields MRLLLVEDEPDLGAAIKRTLTQEAYIVDWVENGQDAWDYLESGTQYTLAIFDWLLPGLSGLELCKRLRQKKNPLPVIMLTAKDTQADKVAGLDAGADDYLVKPFGMGELLARLRALQRRSPQVQPPQLHFKNSRLDYGTRYLYQQNNSGEIAAIALTNKEFQLLEYFMRHPNQIVTRDQIFNQLWEFDAEPESNVVAAQIRLLRRKLSEHQSDLIIETVYGLGYRLMVNN from the coding sequence ATGAGACTTTTGTTAGTAGAAGATGAGCCTGATTTAGGGGCAGCGATTAAACGCACATTAACCCAAGAAGCCTATATTGTAGACTGGGTAGAAAATGGTCAAGATGCCTGGGACTATCTAGAGAGTGGTACTCAATATACCTTGGCAATTTTTGATTGGTTACTGCCCGGATTATCTGGTTTAGAATTATGTAAGCGTTTGCGGCAAAAAAAGAATCCTTTGCCGGTGATTATGCTCACCGCCAAAGATACTCAAGCGGATAAAGTTGCGGGGTTGGATGCGGGGGCTGATGATTACTTGGTCAAGCCATTTGGTATGGGAGAATTGTTAGCCCGGTTGCGAGCTTTACAGCGGCGATCGCCCCAAGTTCAACCCCCGCAACTTCATTTCAAAAATAGCAGATTAGATTATGGCACTCGCTACTTATATCAGCAGAATAATAGCGGGGAAATAGCCGCGATCGCCCTAACTAATAAAGAATTTCAACTGCTAGAATATTTTATGCGTCATCCCAACCAAATTGTCACCCGCGACCAAATTTTCAATCAACTTTGGGAATTTGATGCGGAACCAGAAAGTAATGTGGTAGCGGCACAAATTCGCCTCCTCAGACGCAAGCTTTCTGAACATCAATCTGACTTAATTATTGAAACGGTTTATGGGTTGGGATATCGGTTAATGGTTAATAATTAA
- a CDS encoding phycobiliprotein lyase, whose product MTLLPQLTQPSSSQTHGQTSSDLIRAFFQFSEGKWRSERRYYTLPEGPTEELVSIVTVEFLEPGHVSLLELGSLHQLSLAECEALCGSKVYWESTDSRNGKKKSAGSTVFGALNSILYRDRGFATLNPVTAKFYLPNPETLCLRTEYNGSVFEEEIKHIGQQYRTRQSIMSRAGEQIMIGQYLEKRIQ is encoded by the coding sequence ATGACGTTATTGCCACAACTTACTCAACCAAGCAGTTCTCAGACTCATGGTCAGACCAGCAGTGATTTGATTCGAGCATTTTTCCAGTTTAGTGAGGGAAAATGGCGCTCAGAACGGCGGTATTACACCCTACCGGAAGGGCCGACGGAAGAACTGGTGAGTATTGTCACGGTTGAGTTTCTCGAACCCGGTCATGTTTCTTTGTTAGAGTTGGGGTCTTTGCATCAGTTGTCTTTGGCAGAATGTGAAGCCCTCTGTGGGAGTAAGGTCTACTGGGAAAGTACCGATTCCAGGAACGGGAAGAAAAAGTCGGCGGGTTCTACGGTGTTTGGGGCGTTGAATAGTATTTTGTACCGCGATCGCGGTTTTGCCACCTTGAATCCGGTTACGGCGAAATTTTACCTGCCCAACCCGGAAACATTGTGTCTGCGAACAGAGTACAATGGGTCAGTCTTTGAAGAAGAAATTAAACATATTGGCCAGCAGTACCGCACCAGGCAATCGATTATGTCCCGTGCCGGTGAACAAATTATGATTGGTCAGTATCTAGAAAAACGTATCCAATAA
- a CDS encoding extracellular solute-binding protein — protein MKRRSFILGAGVLTLGQLLAACGGEKKSTLQVRLLQNSIPAVVLNQYRKQIQNQVVLDFVPVAQLQDIFSQLQTWQQTPTTETSQRFNLPFLGRRKPDGVISDLVTLGDYWLASAIAQELIQPLDTQKLKQWQQLPLRWQALVQRDRQGNLDPNGAVWGAPYRWGSTVIVYRLDKLKHFDWLPTDWSDLWRPELRDRLSLLDQPREIIGLTLKKLGHSYNTADLTKVPQLKEELQNLHKLVKFYSSDTYLQPLILGDTWVAVGWSTDILPMLQRYSNLGAVIPASGTALWADLWVRPAAKKETNKDTNQDRNSPNKSKSDDLLSQWIDFCWERAIVEQISLRTKAVSPMLNQNQPNLPKGLQNNSLLNALLLPEADILEKSEFMQPLPPEVTQKYQDLWVEIRRS, from the coding sequence TTGAAGCGACGATCTTTTATTCTCGGTGCCGGAGTCCTGACTTTGGGACAATTATTAGCCGCTTGTGGGGGTGAGAAAAAATCCACCCTCCAAGTTCGTTTGTTGCAAAATTCCATTCCGGCAGTGGTGTTGAATCAGTACCGTAAACAAATTCAAAATCAGGTGGTGTTGGATTTTGTTCCCGTTGCCCAGTTGCAAGATATTTTTTCTCAGCTTCAAACTTGGCAGCAAACTCCGACTACTGAAACCAGTCAACGGTTTAACTTGCCGTTTTTGGGTAGACGAAAACCAGATGGGGTGATTTCTGATTTGGTGACTTTGGGCGATTATTGGTTAGCTTCGGCGATCGCCCAAGAACTGATTCAACCGTTGGATACTCAGAAACTCAAGCAGTGGCAACAATTACCCCTCCGTTGGCAAGCTTTGGTGCAACGCGATCGCCAGGGCAACCTCGACCCGAATGGGGCAGTCTGGGGCGCCCCTTATCGCTGGGGCAGTACCGTGATCGTCTATCGGCTGGATAAATTAAAACATTTTGATTGGTTGCCAACGGATTGGAGTGATTTATGGCGTCCAGAATTGCGCGATCGCCTTTCCCTGCTTGACCAACCCAGAGAAATCATTGGTTTAACCTTAAAAAAACTCGGTCATTCCTACAACACCGCAGATTTAACCAAAGTTCCTCAACTCAAAGAAGAACTACAAAATTTACACAAACTCGTTAAATTCTACAGTTCCGATACCTATCTACAACCCTTAATTCTAGGGGATACCTGGGTGGCGGTGGGTTGGTCTACAGATATCTTGCCTATGCTGCAACGGTATTCTAATCTAGGGGCGGTGATTCCGGCTTCGGGGACTGCGTTGTGGGCTGATTTGTGGGTGCGACCGGCAGCCAAAAAAGAGACAAATAAAGACACCAATCAAGACAGAAATTCACCCAACAAATCAAAATCTGATGACCTTCTTTCTCAATGGATTGACTTTTGCTGGGAACGGGCGATCGTGGAGCAAATCTCTTTGAGAACGAAAGCCGTTTCGCCTATGTTGAATCAAAATCAACCCAACTTACCCAAAGGATTACAAAATAATTCCCTGTTAAATGCCCTGTTATTGCCAGAAGCGGATATTTTAGAAAAATCTGAATTTATGCAACCGCTGCCCCCAGAAGTTACCCAAAAGTATCAAGATTTATGGGTGGAAATTCGGCGATCGTAG
- a CDS encoding sigma-70 family RNA polymerase sigma factor, with protein sequence MVSVDVNQNEGSDADLVQRCLKGDRQTFRVLYQRYQHKVRSTLYQLCGTSVLDDLMQDVFLRAWKGLPKLKNPQHFSTWLYRITWNVATDRRQQFAKQRSEQETLNNHAESTTSDPSDLMHLHYQDLVKRGLAELSFDHRTILVLHDLEDLPQKQIAEILAVPVGTVKSRLFHARAAMRKFLEKQGVQL encoded by the coding sequence ATGGTTTCAGTGGATGTTAACCAAAATGAGGGGTCAGACGCGGATCTGGTGCAGCGTTGTTTAAAGGGCGATCGCCAAACTTTTCGAGTCTTGTACCAGCGCTATCAGCATAAAGTCAGATCCACGCTTTACCAGTTGTGTGGTACATCAGTGCTGGATGATTTGATGCAAGATGTGTTTTTGCGAGCCTGGAAAGGACTGCCTAAGCTGAAAAATCCGCAGCATTTTTCCACCTGGTTGTATCGAATTACTTGGAATGTGGCTACGGATCGGCGACAGCAATTTGCCAAACAACGTTCTGAACAGGAAACTCTGAATAATCACGCTGAATCCACAACCTCAGACCCTTCTGATTTGATGCATTTACATTATCAAGATTTAGTCAAAAGAGGGTTGGCTGAATTGAGTTTTGACCATCGCACGATTCTGGTGTTACACGACCTAGAAGATTTGCCGCAAAAGCAGATTGCCGAAATTTTAGCGGTGCCGGTAGGAACGGTGAAGTCTCGCTTATTTCATGCGCGGGCTGCCATGCGTAAATTTTTAGAAAAACAGGGGGTTCAATTATGA
- a CDS encoding Spy/CpxP family protein refolding chaperone, whose translation MMFLSRFSSLAILMVALSGTAAIAAPESLPYDQFEQMIAQGPGGGGRGLGNGPGRGGDRWISELNLTADQQQQIEQIRQSSQGEFDRLDEQMRQAHEQMRQLMSSNASDSQLRNQHRQMQELHQQMGNLRFEQMLKIRNVLTEAQRRQIGENMQGRWQDDEDGGGRGQGRGQGQGRGQGQGRGQGRGQSVK comes from the coding sequence ATGATGTTCTTAAGTCGTTTTTCTAGTTTGGCTATTCTGATGGTGGCGCTGAGTGGGACAGCAGCGATCGCGGCTCCTGAATCTTTGCCTTACGATCAGTTTGAGCAAATGATTGCCCAAGGCCCTGGAGGTGGGGGTCGCGGCCTGGGGAATGGCCCAGGGAGAGGGGGCGATCGCTGGATTTCTGAGTTGAATTTGACCGCTGACCAACAACAACAAATTGAGCAAATTCGTCAATCATCTCAGGGTGAATTTGATCGGTTAGATGAGCAGATGCGTCAAGCGCACGAGCAAATGCGTCAGTTGATGAGTTCTAATGCGTCTGATAGTCAACTGCGAAATCAACATCGGCAAATGCAAGAGTTACATCAGCAAATGGGGAATTTGCGATTTGAACAGATGTTAAAAATTCGCAACGTTTTGACCGAAGCCCAACGACGGCAAATCGGTGAAAATATGCAGGGACGTTGGCAAGATGATGAGGATGGCGGTGGTCGCGGTCAAGGTCGCGGTCAAGGTCAGGGTCGCGGTCAAGGTCAGGGTCGCGGTCAGGGTCGCGGTCAATCTGTAAAATAG
- a CDS encoding helix-turn-helix domain-containing protein — translation MPGVLKLKITESGEQLKTLLSKQTTARGRERVQALYLLKIGQVRTLKELAILLGRDTATLYRWFQRYKEDGLEGILEVKKGQGRKPAIPADVMQKLKQHLDQQETFKSYGEVKTWLKREFGVDASYKVVHEAVRYKLKCKLKRSRQKKHYTGKGKNQSV, via the coding sequence ATGCCCGGAGTCCTAAAACTCAAAATCACAGAAAGTGGTGAACAGCTTAAAACCCTGCTCTCCAAACAGACAACTGCCCGGGGTCGGGAACGAGTCCAAGCACTGTATCTGTTAAAAATTGGCCAAGTAAGAACACTCAAAGAACTGGCGATTTTATTAGGGCGAGATACTGCTACCCTTTATCGATGGTTCCAACGGTATAAAGAAGATGGTCTTGAGGGAATCCTTGAGGTAAAAAAAGGCCAAGGACGAAAACCCGCAATTCCCGCAGATGTGATGCAAAAATTAAAGCAGCACCTGGATCAACAGGAAACATTTAAGAGCTACGGGGAAGTAAAAACTTGGTTAAAACGTGAATTTGGGGTTGATGCTTCTTATAAAGTTGTCCATGAAGCGGTGCGCTATAAACTGAAATGTAAACTGAAGCGGTCACGCCAAAAAAAACATTATACAGGGAAAGGAAAAAATCAGTCTGTTTAA
- a CDS encoding ribbon-helix-helix protein, CopG family: MSPKKRLSDRVLTIRLPELELEKLEAYCQATKRTKTDVVREMIRKIKIKSASDSESSQ; this comes from the coding sequence ATGTCACCTAAAAAACGCTTATCAGACAGAGTGCTCACTATTCGTCTGCCGGAACTAGAACTGGAAAAACTCGAAGCCTATTGTCAGGCAACCAAACGGACAAAAACCGATGTGGTCAGGGAAATGATTCGTAAAATAAAAATAAAATCCGCCTCAGATAGTGAGTCATCTCAGTAA
- a CDS encoding OmpA family protein has translation MTLLEQINRALEQLESSENVLDSNSSEASSEQIQQLITLLCDVENSTDPDNKNPLNPLNSTQEIHHLTNLLLQELESCSDGNLDESRRTYEIDRLLARLFNLLKYSENGNFYSSEAVPNYLENSLDSISYSEEVVGDLSPENYPDYSEDHFRQISAFLQGLQGSKPKKKPSAVSGITDTDPLAAAEFPGMNQPLMNVMNQLEKPSELESEPELQSDIILESEESEESEPEPERSPQVEAESLPEPDIEEVARSLDFLRQLMFTEKPPQTTPVKEVNPEKTSAQPADSLPNSPLKNQALSDLSEPKVEIDVEIDVEIDSDNQRSKAPESIADRVDFSAQLSQEYPVDLSAQLSQGESLNSEGSNQEQPADFVAVEVLEPLNQSPQTKPTSELEILQNLLVNPEVDPLRKFNQQLDQKLSHIDRQIHNPENLINLLMPVIAELLSLKVEESKEDISRAIAPVIDQAIQERSLQDKSAMSAVLATLIPEAISYQIKQAPEDIAKAIAPEIAPAIREQIKLDRAAIANVLAPQMGDAIKEQIKLEQEAMVDALYPVIGSTVARYIAEAIKDINEKIAKALSGQTIRRKIQAKLQGVSEGELIFKEAIASRVQGVFLIHKQSGLIISEAQPPEHQLESEMVAGMLTAIRSFVNDCIVQTGEVAELNDIEYGLSTIKLEVAGYCYIAVLIKGDHPPKQLVYQIRKTLSKIVLYYSKVVQEFDGDTDSVPQKIHQMLDDLIAISQIKKHQNLPLLQLFLIAIAGLIFLSLGWNFYQNFQGRQQENQVLNALDADPELKIYPWTVQVDQDTVTVRGKVPNPMLRYQAEKIVKNAVPNLKLNNQIIAPEKSSLHKLVEDEVNRVAETLNKMAGISITVKYVEGKVTVDGTVIEATDSQTIAQAFGNIPGVTSVVSSVQLQPLRIDTRIYFEQNSSKIKPEDVNTKLVEVQRFLTQYPQVHLNLVGHSDRTGQPSRNQRLALNRAESVQKALISMGIAPGRLNISANPAPPIDVTQDQPEWQQRCVIFYPIISPAYRP, from the coding sequence ATGACTTTATTAGAACAAATCAACAGGGCGCTCGAACAACTAGAATCCTCAGAAAATGTTTTAGATAGTAATTCCTCTGAAGCATCTTCTGAGCAAATTCAGCAGTTAATAACTCTATTATGTGATGTAGAAAATTCAACAGACCCGGATAATAAAAATCCGCTTAACCCGCTTAACTCAACTCAGGAGATTCATCATCTCACCAATTTGCTCTTGCAAGAATTAGAAAGTTGTAGCGATGGTAACTTAGATGAATCTCGGCGCACATATGAGATTGATCGCTTGCTGGCTCGCCTTTTTAATTTGCTTAAATATTCTGAAAATGGCAACTTTTACTCCTCAGAAGCGGTGCCGAATTACCTCGAAAATTCCTTGGATTCAATTTCTTATTCCGAGGAAGTTGTCGGTGATTTAAGCCCAGAGAATTATCCTGATTATTCCGAGGATCACTTTAGGCAGATTTCCGCATTTTTGCAGGGTCTGCAAGGGTCTAAACCGAAAAAAAAACCCTCGGCGGTTTCCGGAATCACCGATACAGATCCATTGGCAGCAGCAGAATTTCCAGGGATGAATCAACCCCTGATGAATGTGATGAATCAGCTAGAAAAACCTAGTGAATTAGAGTCAGAACCTGAGTTACAATCAGACATTATATTAGAGTCAGAAGAGTCAGAGGAGTCAGAACCGGAACCAGAGCGATCGCCTCAAGTGGAAGCAGAATCACTCCCAGAACCGGATATAGAAGAAGTGGCTCGTTCCCTGGATTTTTTGCGTCAACTGATGTTTACGGAGAAACCACCCCAGACCACTCCAGTAAAAGAGGTTAATCCTGAAAAGACTTCAGCCCAACCCGCAGACTCACTGCCGAATTCACCATTAAAAAATCAAGCTTTATCGGATCTATCCGAGCCAAAAGTTGAAATTGATGTTGAAATTGATGTTGAAATTGATTCAGACAATCAACGGTCAAAGGCTCCAGAATCGATCGCAGATCGGGTTGATTTTTCGGCTCAACTAAGTCAAGAATATCCCGTTGATTTGTCGGCTCAACTAAGTCAAGGGGAATCTTTAAATTCTGAGGGGAGCAATCAGGAGCAGCCTGCGGATTTTGTGGCGGTAGAAGTTTTAGAGCCTTTAAATCAGTCACCACAAACAAAGCCAACGTCAGAGTTGGAAATCCTGCAAAATCTTTTGGTGAATCCAGAAGTTGACCCCCTGCGAAAATTTAATCAACAATTGGATCAAAAACTTTCGCACATTGATCGGCAGATTCATAATCCCGAAAATTTGATTAATTTGCTGATGCCGGTGATTGCCGAACTCTTAAGTCTGAAAGTAGAAGAATCCAAAGAGGATATTTCGCGAGCGATCGCGCCAGTTATTGACCAAGCGATTCAAGAACGATCGCTGCAAGATAAAAGCGCCATGAGTGCGGTTTTAGCCACGTTGATTCCCGAAGCCATTTCTTACCAAATTAAACAAGCCCCAGAAGATATTGCCAAGGCGATCGCCCCAGAAATTGCTCCGGCAATTCGAGAGCAAATAAAGCTAGATCGAGCGGCGATCGCCAACGTCCTTGCTCCCCAAATGGGAGACGCGATTAAAGAGCAAATTAAACTAGAACAAGAAGCAATGGTAGATGCACTTTATCCGGTGATTGGTTCTACCGTTGCTAGATATATTGCTGAAGCCATTAAGGATATTAATGAAAAGATTGCTAAAGCCCTCAGCGGCCAAACAATTCGCCGGAAAATCCAAGCAAAACTTCAGGGAGTTTCTGAAGGAGAGCTAATTTTTAAAGAGGCGATCGCTTCCCGCGTACAAGGAGTATTTTTAATTCACAAACAGTCGGGGTTAATTATTTCCGAAGCCCAACCGCCAGAACATCAACTAGAGTCAGAAATGGTTGCTGGTATGCTCACGGCAATTCGCAGCTTTGTCAATGACTGCATTGTTCAGACCGGAGAAGTTGCGGAGTTAAATGATATTGAATATGGTTTATCCACGATTAAACTAGAAGTGGCGGGCTATTGCTATATAGCCGTATTAATCAAAGGAGATCATCCCCCCAAGCAATTGGTGTATCAAATCAGAAAAACTCTCAGCAAAATTGTTCTCTATTATAGTAAAGTAGTTCAGGAATTTGACGGCGATACCGACAGCGTACCCCAAAAAATTCATCAAATGCTGGATGATTTAATCGCCATTAGTCAAATCAAAAAACACCAAAATCTACCTTTACTGCAACTTTTCCTCATCGCCATTGCCGGATTAATTTTCCTGTCTTTGGGCTGGAACTTTTATCAAAATTTTCAAGGGCGGCAGCAGGAAAACCAAGTATTAAATGCTTTGGATGCCGACCCAGAGTTAAAGATTTATCCTTGGACGGTTCAAGTAGACCAAGATACAGTCACAGTCCGAGGTAAAGTGCCAAATCCAATGCTGCGTTATCAAGCAGAAAAAATTGTGAAAAATGCGGTGCCAAATTTGAAGTTAAATAATCAAATTATCGCCCCAGAAAAATCCTCTCTGCACAAGTTGGTTGAAGATGAAGTCAATCGAGTGGCGGAAACCCTCAATAAAATGGCGGGGATTTCAATTACGGTGAAATATGTTGAGGGAAAAGTCACCGTAGACGGAACGGTGATTGAGGCAACGGATAGCCAAACCATCGCCCAAGCTTTTGGCAACATTCCTGGAGTGACTTCCGTGGTTAGTTCCGTACAACTGCAACCTTTAAGGATTGATACGCGGATTTACTTTGAACAAAATTCTAGTAAAATTAAACCAGAAGATGTGAATACGAAACTGGTTGAGGTTCAAAGGTTTTTGACTCAATATCCCCAAGTCCATTTAAATCTCGTTGGTCACAGCGATCGCACAGGTCAACCCTCCCGCAATCAGCGTTTAGCACTGAATCGTGCTGAAAGCGTTCAAAAAGCCTTGATATCAATGGGGATCGCCCCTGGAAGGCTAAACATTTCCGCCAACCCAGCACCCCCCATCGATGTAACTCAAGACCAACCGGAATGGCAGCAGCGATGTGTGATTTTTTACCCAATTATCTCGCCTGCCTATCGACCATAG
- a CDS encoding ATP-binding protein, with protein sequence MIYLVVSDTVIGILPTDIGKIFKPFSQLYGSTTRQYGGTGLGLAICKQLVTLMGEKIGLNSQVGRGSDFWLTLPFAKQTYSQVPVKIASPFKGIHLLVIDDNINHCYMIRNSLSDWQVKITEANSAEAAWNFLQNYSHSSPEKLYDLILIDAEISGVDGVAFGKTIKETPRLASIPLILMRSTQQQELARQCLDLGFFADSVKRVKASRLFDLIVEALETPVVKEIDRLIPLISQDLQVYKPTKLKVSD encoded by the coding sequence GTGATTTATTTGGTTGTCAGTGATACGGTTATTGGCATTCTGCCAACGGATATTGGCAAAATATTTAAGCCTTTTTCTCAGTTATATGGCAGCACCACTCGCCAATATGGGGGGACGGGTTTGGGTCTAGCGATTTGCAAACAATTAGTCACCCTCATGGGAGAAAAAATTGGGCTGAACAGTCAGGTGGGACGCGGATCTGACTTTTGGTTAACCCTTCCTTTTGCCAAACAGACATATTCTCAAGTTCCGGTAAAAATTGCTTCGCCTTTCAAAGGAATTCATCTCTTAGTGATAGATGACAATATCAATCATTGTTATATGATTCGCAATTCCCTCAGCGATTGGCAAGTGAAAATTACTGAAGCGAATAGCGCCGAAGCAGCCTGGAACTTTTTGCAAAACTATTCTCATAGTTCCCCAGAAAAGTTGTATGATTTGATCTTAATTGATGCGGAAATTTCTGGGGTAGATGGAGTCGCATTCGGCAAGACCATTAAAGAAACCCCCCGGTTGGCTTCAATTCCGCTAATTTTGATGCGATCGACTCAGCAGCAGGAACTGGCCAGACAATGCCTGGATCTAGGTTTTTTCGCCGATTCAGTCAAGCGGGTGAAAGCTTCTCGATTGTTTGATTTGATCGTCGAGGCTTTAGAAACTCCTGTAGTTAAAGAGATCGATAGATTGATTCCCCTGATTTCTCAAGATTTACAGGTCTACAAACCGACAAAGTTGAAGGTCAGCGATTAA
- a CDS encoding response regulator, which yields MALKLLENLGYTADVVTNGAEVIQRLQQMPYDVVLMDCQMPVLDKYQANQEIRRRWTADRLEATQIIRRPVVIAMTANAVSHHEQLCLDAGMDDYISKPVGLEQLRAILTHWSQKLFQQSFS from the coding sequence GTGGCGTTGAAGCTGCTGGAAAATTTGGGATATACTGCCGATGTGGTGACAAATGGCGCAGAAGTGATTCAGCGTTTGCAACAGATGCCTTATGATGTGGTACTAATGGATTGCCAAATGCCTGTCCTAGATAAATATCAGGCCAACCAAGAGATCCGCCGTCGCTGGACTGCCGATCGCCTAGAAGCCACTCAAATCATCCGTCGTCCTGTGGTGATTGCCATGACCGCTAACGCCGTGAGTCACCATGAGCAGCTATGTCTTGATGCCGGGATGGACGATTATATTAGTAAACCTGTAGGTTTGGAACAACTTCGCGCTATACTCACCCATTGGTCGCAAAAGCTTTTTCAGCAATCATTTTCCTAA
- a CDS encoding Rab family GTPase: MFMISKKICLVGDFNVGKTSLIRRFVDRQFSDQYLSTVGVKISRKNVDLEEVGGKKNVQVQLLIWDLEGSTKFKAIAPTYLQGSKGVIIVADLTRSETIEHIQDHIKLFLSMNPKGQIIVALNKSDLLDEVKIAKMMASYQLDSEKISAIYNTSAKTGKNVDEIFQTLTAKIMETSE; the protein is encoded by the coding sequence ATATTTATGATTTCTAAAAAAATTTGCCTGGTTGGTGACTTCAATGTGGGTAAAACCAGTTTAATTCGTCGGTTTGTCGATCGCCAATTTAGCGATCAATATCTCTCTACGGTCGGGGTGAAAATTTCTCGCAAAAATGTAGACTTAGAGGAAGTAGGCGGGAAAAAAAATGTCCAGGTACAATTGCTGATTTGGGACTTAGAAGGTAGTACCAAGTTTAAGGCGATCGCCCCGACTTATTTGCAAGGATCCAAAGGCGTGATTATTGTGGCGGATCTGACTCGTTCAGAAACGATTGAGCATATTCAAGATCATATTAAGTTATTTTTGTCTATGAACCCGAAAGGGCAAATTATCGTCGCTTTGAATAAGTCTGATTTACTTGATGAAGTCAAAATTGCCAAAATGATGGCTAGTTATCAACTGGACTCGGAAAAAATCAGCGCTATCTATAATACTTCAGCCAAAACCGGGAAAAATGTTGATGAAATTTTTCAGACTTTGACTGCGAAAATTATGGAGACATCAGAATGA